The DNA window GTCCTATCCCCTCTGCAACATCCCCAGTACAGCCTATTTCCAGACCTGAAGGAGTGGGGAATCATCATTTCGGGAGGGCAGATCCTTTGTTTTTTGGACAGTGTCAACTGTTGGGTTTTTCCTCACAGGGAGAACAAAGATTTCTCTTTGTTCCTCCTTATCCATCTTCCACATGGCCTTCCTTGAAATCACATTTTATGACATCTAGGAACCTTTTCTTCAAGCTAGACGTCCCTTATTTCTTCAACTGATATATATCTCAGTGACATGGTTTCCAGGTTCCTTGTTGACTCTCCTCCTATTGACCCTCTTCCCGTTTTTTCCAGCTTAGAAATATCTTTCCTGAAATGTGGCAATCTTCAGTGTGCACAATTTTCCAAATGTGACCTGAGCTGGGGAGGACTTGCACCTCTCTCACTGGGGACACCATGTCATCATGAATTTATTCTAAGATTGCATTGGCTGGCTAATATCAGAAGGAGTTCACAGGACATTTTATTTTGCAGTGCTCCCATGTTCTTAtcacttgtgattttattttatggttatcTGCTCTATGTCTTATCCCGCTTTCATGCTGTGTATACCATGAGGTTCGGGATTCTGCTTTACCtaacctttttctctctcccactgcCTACTACAATGCAATGCACTGACAGGCATTTGCTAAATGGCTacatctgttttttttcttatgcagttgattttttgaatGACTTTACATTTAGCTCTGTTAAATTTCAGCTTATCTGAATTGATCCATTATTGCAGCCTTCTGTGAACTTTCTTGATCCCAGTTTAATCAACCAATTTTTTTGGTAATATCTTTTTGTTTACTGTCAGATACAAACGTAATCAATATAATGCCTATGTCTTCATAAAGATGTGGCCTGGGCGTGGTCTCAGACCCACATAGTCTGGCAATATCATTCTCTGGCTAGGTGCTTGATGTGGTGCCTACACCATCTCTCCACACAtgcctcagtgtgtgtgtgtgtgtgtgtgtgtgtgtgtgtgtgtgtgtgtattggtcTGTCTGTTTCCAACCCCCTtatcccccctctttctctctctctctctctctctctggtggggcaattggggttaagcgacttgcccagggtcacacagctagtaagtgtcaagtgtctgaatcaggatttgaactcaggtcctcctgaatccaggaccggtgctttatccactgtgccacctagttgccccccacccagtcattcttctttcttgttctttttttttttgtagggcaatgcgggttaagtgacttgcccagggtcacacagctagtaagtgtcaagtgtctgaagctggatttgaactcaggtcctcctgaatccagggctggcgccttatccactgcaccacctagctgccccttctttctctcttgatCTGGGCTCATTGACTAACCCCAAGTTATCTTCATATTCCCAGAGTAGGAGGGCTGGCCATGGCTATGTAAATATAACTACAACtcaacctctctttctctctgaatctcagtgaTAAAGTTGGTTCATCGTGAGAGAAGGTTCATAtggtggagaaaagaggaagattcCCTGCTATTCTCAACATGCTAGCTCCTGAGTCCCCATCATTGTACCTCCCAGTGGCAGTAAATTGGTTTCAATCAAAGCAAAAGCAGGAAGGATTATAACATTTATTCAATAGAAGccaaaaataagaataatcaaTATGGGACCATCTGGATGTAGAGCTGAGTCACAGTCTTGCACCAAAGCACACAGTCTTTATGGTGGAGAATAGGGACAATAAGTACAGCTAACATGTCTATAgcacccattatgtgccaggcactattctaaacaCTTGATAATGATCTCActgggtcctcacaacaaccctgggagtcagGTGCTAATATCATCCCTATTTTCCATATCTGGAACCTGAGgcatccaaaagtgaaatgtcttgcccagggtcccacgtGCCTTTCCCATTGATAATTCCCACAGGAAGGGAGTCTGTGGCTGGaggatctcttgagctcaggaattctgaACTGCAGTGAGATAAGCTGACCTTGTGTTGCCACTAAGCTCAAGGTTTGGTTAAACACTTGTTGGGTCTGTTGGAGATAAGAGAATTCTTAGTCTGGGATGCTAAGGTATTCAAGAGCTGGGTATTTCTGACTGGGAAGAAAGACTAGCCATTGGTGCCCTGATGTTATCTTGGCAGCCAAGGTCAATAGAAGTCATGTGGGAAGGCCATTCCAACTTGAAATTCTATAAATATAAAGGAGACATGTAACTCATCTCAATCACTGAAGGGTGAACTTTTGGCTCTCTAATGGTGAAGACCCTTAAGTCCTGGGAGCAGAGAGAAAACAGACTTATGTCCAGTGTTGTTTGTAGCATTGTTTTTGGACTGTAGGCGACCTTAAGGAGTGTCTAATATGACCatatcatttcacagataaggaaactgaggcccagagaggccaagACCCTGCCCAAAGACCCAGAATCATTAGGAAAACTCAGATGTCCTGACTGCTGGTCATTCagtcaaaagacatttattaaatgcttactatatgccaggcactggctaagcactggggatacaaataatggaaacgatagtccctgccctcaaggagcttatagtttaaTGGGAGGAGGtaacacagaaaaggaagttgaaaatgcTTGAGAGTGGGGAGCCTGGGGAAGAAGATATTTAGCAGAGGAGCATCTTGGAGTCCAGTTCAAGGAGTTCAAGTTGtcgggaaatgaagagatggttgtTCTGGGAGTTTTCTTTCAATGGAGGCTGTGGGAGAAGGTCTTTACCCCAGCCTTCAGCCCTCCAGTCAGAAGGACAGGAAGTCCTAAAGGCGTTAATGAGGCATGGATACCAAAGCTGCACCCTCCAAGATGAGGAGTTTTCTTGGGGGGATGGGGGATTCTAATCCAATGATTTTTCTCACATCTAACATTACAAATCCTTTTACAGTGACACCACTGAACTAATCTGCTCTTTTCCCCCCCTTGCCCTCTCAGGTCCCTTTATAATTTGGCATCATGGAGGGATTGGGTTCTGCCTTCAGTGGTGGCAATCTCCAGAGCTTAGCCTCCACCTTTATGCCATACTATAGAATGGTAACCAGTACACATGGTAGCCTCTTGCCTGAAGAAACTATTGCCTGGATCCAGAAAACCTTGCAGGAGGGCAAACTAGGAGAGGTGGCTTCTAGGATCCAAGAGACACTGGAAGCATCAGAAAATGCCCCCTTGAGTATTGCTGTAACAGGAGAGTCTGGGTCTGGGAAGTCCACTTTCATCAATGCCCTTCGAGGAATTGGGCATGAAGAAAAGGACTCTGCGGACACTGGGGTTGTAGAGACCACCAGGAAGGCTATTCCCTATGAGCACCCTAAATATCCTCATGTGAAGCTATGGGACTTGCCAGGCATTGGGACCCCTGATTTCCATCCTGACACTTATCTGAATCAAGTGCAGTTCGACCAGTATGATTTCTTCATCATCGTTTCAGCTACAAGATTCACGACCAATGATGTGAAGCTGGTCCAGGAgataagagagaggaaaaagaagttcTACTTTGTTAGAACCAAGGTAGACACAGATTTGGATAATGAAAGGAAGTCCAAACCCACATCTTTCTCTAAGGAGAGAATTCTGCGGTTAATAAGAGAGCACTGTCTGCAAAACCTCTACAGTGAAGGTGTGAGTGAGGCACAGGTCTTCTTAGTCTCTAACTTTGATTTGACTGATTATGACTTCCCCAAACTGGAGGAAACCCTGTTAAAGGATCTCCCAGCTTTTAAACGCCACTCCTTTTTGCTGGCCCTCCCTGACGTTTCAGAGGCTGCAATTGAGAGGAAGAAGGCTGCCCTACAAGAAAGGATCTGGCTGGAGGCATTGAAGACTGGCACTTGGGCCACTATTCCATTAGCAGGCTTCCTTCTGAATGACTTAGATACACTGGATAAATGTCTGAAACATTATCGAAATGTTTTTGGGGTGGATGATGCATCTCTTCTCCAGGTGGCAcaaaagttgggaagacctgtgGAAGAGATCAAGGCCCCCATCGAGTCTCTGGATTTGATTgcacttattaaggagaagaATGCCATGGAGAAGCTCCTAAAATTGGCTGAGGGCTTCTGCTCTGGGAGTGGAGGCCTCATGGGTGCTGGCTTCCATTTTGGAAAGACCTACAGGATACACTCATATTTTCTTCATATCGTGGCTGATGATGCCAAACTCATCTTGAGGAAGATTTTAGGCAGCCCTTTTTGAGTAAAATGATGGTGGGATGGACCGCCAGACTTGAGCAAATAGCAGGGGTAACTATGAGACCTGTGTTGATGAACACTTGCTTCTAGTCTCACATGCTCTCTACTCCCATCGCCCTGAGGTATTTGTGCTGAATCAAGACCCTTGCCTCTGAAATTGAATCAGTAATGACAATTGCAACCCCTCTTCATAATTGCTTCAActcttcaaggatctgtgatttttctcAGTGTGAGAATAcccatcagatataggttgtactcCCTTTTGTGTCTTAATAGGTGTCTTTCATGGATTCCTCTCACTGAAAAAGTTCATTACCTTGACACTGACTTCCTGGTCATGAGAATCTCACAAGCAAGAAAGACTGGTCCTCAAGGATTTGAAAGCTTTGGACTTTGGTAGGACTTTGTAGAATTTGTGCCCTGCTTATGTAGGCTT is part of the Dromiciops gliroides isolate mDroGli1 chromosome 4, mDroGli1.pri, whole genome shotgun sequence genome and encodes:
- the LOC122755313 gene encoding uncharacterized protein LOC122755313, with protein sequence MSHSSSSLPSEENPKSSTSNMTCDCNNKDTGGIGFLPEEKITLIKSTLNQGRLENTVSIINEIIEEIDNAVLNIALTGESGTGKSTFINVFRGVGHEDEDAASTGVVETTTNITSYEHPEFPNVKLWDLPGIGTPNFQPESYLEQVNFSRYDFFFIISSSRFRVNDVKLGQKIRDMGKKFYFVRTKVDIDLYNESRSKPKSFNKENVLQKIEKNCLQHLREAQIEAPQVFLISNFDLGSYDFPKLKDILAKELPDHKRHVFFLSLPNISEDIIDQKRAHIQCRIWREALKTGICSTIPFVGVIREDDIAQLEKHLTSYQRKFGVDDASLLKISKSSNRPVEEVKALIKSPHLLTIRRDESISDKLLRCAEIFCSVNGGLLATGLYFRKSYYTRLYFLETVANDAKILLRKFGIMEGLGSAFSGGNLQSLASTFMPYYRMVTSTHGSLLPEETIAWIQKTLQEGKLGEVASRIQETLEASENAPLSIAVTGESGSGKSTFINALRGIGHEEKDSADTGVVETTRKAIPYEHPKYPHVKLWDLPGIGTPDFHPDTYLNQVQFDQYDFFIIVSATRFTTNDVKLVQEIRERKKKFYFVRTKVDTDLDNERKSKPTSFSKERILRLIREHCLQNLYSEGVSEAQVFLVSNFDLTDYDFPKLEETLLKDLPAFKRHSFLLALPDVSEAAIERKKAALQERIWLEALKTGTWATIPLAGFLLNDLDTLDKCLKHYRNVFGVDDASLLQVAQKLGRPVEEIKAPIESLDLIALIKEKNAMEKLLKLAEGFCSGSGGLMGAGFHFGKTYRIHSYFLHIVADDAKLILRKILGSPF